A stretch of Fusarium poae strain DAOMC 252244 chromosome 2, whole genome shotgun sequence DNA encodes these proteins:
- a CDS encoding hypothetical protein (TransMembrane:1 (o185-208i)), with protein sequence MENHQGPQADGSPASPTQHKNQARSYVDVTGNLYSTVPPGWTPVVTVEGWTNVFTESGKPVTAKRNQLTIIEEIATTTVGEEGPPSGSSRPGWGWVTESSTYTIDIPTQSSSTDQPTTTSESTTQGSVTVPYSMSLKPIIPPWWSESFTNTFTKSAITTESSSTILPSATASAAPEASSTSIGEWVGIIVGSVCMFVLIVMFILSFFFRSRPKKPTRENANNINIRLENGPSRNRPLAETNPGCVPEGWDDTRL encoded by the coding sequence ATGGAGAACCACCAAGGTCCGCAGGCAGATGGCTCACCAGCGTCGCCAACCCAACACAAGAACCAAGCTCGTTCGTATGTCGATGTAACTGGTAACCTCTACAGTACAGTTCCTCCAGGATGGACGCCAGTTGTCACTGTAGAAGGCTGGACAAACGTATTTACAGAGTCCGGCAAGCCAGTCACAGCTAAACGCAACCAATTGACGATCATCGAGGAGATTGCGACTACTACAGTTGGCGAAGAAGGACCCCCATCTGGGAGTTCCAGGCCAGGTTGGGGTTGGGTGACTGAGAGTTCAACTTACACGATAGATATCCCGACGCAGAGCTCCTCGACAGATCAGCCCACGACTACGAGTGAGTCTACAACACAAGGAAGTGTCACTGTCCCATATAGTATGAGTCTAAAGCCTATAATTCCACCATGGTGGAGCGAGTCATTTACAAACACATTTACAAAAAGTGCCATCACCACCGAATCAAGCTCAACAATTCTACCATCCGCAACTGCATCAGCTGCCCCAGAAGCTTCATCCACATCCATAGGGGAATGGGTTGGGATAATAGTTGGGTCAGTTTGCATGTTCGTGCTGATTGTCATGTTtattctttccttcttcttccgaaGCAGGCCCAAAAAACCCACCAGAGAGAACGcgaacaacatcaacattaGGCTTGAAAATGGGCCTTCTAGGAATCGCCCGCTTGCGGAGACTAATCCGGGTTGTGTTCCTGAGGGGTGGGATGATACAAGGCTGTGA
- a CDS encoding hypothetical protein (TransMembrane:1 (o165-188i)), translating to MPLRFPDADLDKKNNLAKERNYIPNVDKEKEKNDTSTPTGLSSGYTVIGVTTIDTTEGWDTVTASETQSTSDMSTSDEPLTVTKTVPNPVGKRPVDEIISDIIMSTITHEFKSIVTLEPSLELEPPTTIWITSLNPPPTNIQPPPPPVTSTAAPSSKSYLSTIELVGVIVGTICLVLLLCLPVCYAIWRRRRPPPPSDSQNNVNITIRNGGVSRWSHSDDSRPTPIPASIHSQENMARTEVMKRPIRVASPPPRYTDYWKGENEEYEMGVRDNAGEASGSQFAEEQHYSDPKGKGKARDDNWI from the coding sequence ATGCCCTTACGCTTTCCAGACGCTGACTtggacaagaagaacaacTTGGCCAAGGAGAGGAATTACATTCCCAACGTTGacaaggagaaagaaaagaacgaCACATCTACGCCAACGGGATTGTCCTCTGGATATACTGTCATTGGAGTTACTACCATTGACACCACCGAGGGTTGGGATACAGTAACTGCCAGCGAGACTCAATCCACGAGCGACATGTCGACATCCGATGAGCCTCTGACGGTAACAAAGACAGTGCCTAACCCTGTCGGAAAACGACCGGTGGACGAGATTATATCTGATATCATCATGTCTACCATCACTCATGAATTCAAGTCAATAGTAACACTTGAACCGAGCTTGGAGTTGGAACCACCCACCACCATCTGGATAACCAGTCTCAATCCTCCTCCTACCAACATacaaccaccaccacctcctgtTACATCTACCGCCGCACCATCCTCCAAGTCTTATCTGAGCACCATCGAGCTAGTTGGCGTCATAGTCGGAACCATATGTCTGGTACTCCTGCTATGTCTCCCAGTGTGCTACGCTATCTGGCGACGTCGACGCCCTCCTCCACCATCAGATAGTCAAAACAACGTCAATATCACAATCCGCAACGGCGGGGTCTCTCGGTGGTCACACTCAGATGATTCGCGACCGACTCCCATACCAGCATCGATTCATTCGCAGGAAAATATGGCAAGAACAGAAGTCATGAAGAGACCTATCCGTGTCGCAAGCCCACCACCTCGCTACACTGACTACTGGAAGGGAGAGAATGAGGAGTATGAGATGGGAGTCAGAGATAATGCGGGTGAAGCTTCGGGGTCACAGTTCGCTGAGGAGCAGCACTACAGTGATCcgaaaggaaaaggaaaggcGCGTGACGATAACTGGATTTGA